The following coding sequences are from one Clostridia bacterium window:
- a CDS encoding VanZ family protein encodes MSKLTARLLLNYWLPVALMVAVIVVESTDFFSANETGGLLRPVLNWISVTLAGHALSEERFLLIHAVLRKLGHFIGYALLCLVSFRALRGTARAERSLLAYDWEWFWSKRWASLAFASTVIVAASDEFHQVFLPSRTGTFHDVVIDCAGGAMALLVTYAVSRAQHARSARSLMKV; translated from the coding sequence TTGTCCAAGCTCACGGCGCGTCTACTGCTCAACTACTGGCTCCCCGTGGCTCTCATGGTTGCGGTCATCGTTGTTGAGTCGACGGATTTTTTCTCCGCCAACGAGACGGGAGGCTTGCTGCGCCCTGTTCTGAACTGGATTTCCGTCACGTTGGCGGGACATGCTCTAAGCGAAGAAAGATTTCTGTTGATTCATGCCGTCCTGCGCAAACTCGGGCACTTTATCGGATACGCGTTGTTGTGCCTGGTCTCCTTCCGTGCGCTGCGAGGCACGGCACGGGCGGAACGATCGCTGCTAGCGTACGACTGGGAATGGTTTTGGAGTAAGAGGTGGGCATCTCTGGCCTTCGCGAGCACGGTAATTGTCGCTGCAAGTGATGAGTTCCATCAGGTGTTCCTGCCGTCACGGACGGGCACTTTCCACGACGTAGTGATCGACTGCGCCGGCGGCGCGATGGCGCTGCTCGTTACATACGCCGTCTCACGCGCGCAGCATGCGCGTTCCGCTCGATCTCTGATGAAGGTCTAA
- the guaB gene encoding IMP dehydrogenase produces the protein MIHFPVPEALTFDDVLLLPAKSDVIPATVNTQTQLTRNIRLNIPIISSAMDTVTESRMAIALAQQGGLGVVHRNLTIEQQAGEIDKVKRSESGMIVDPITMSPDDKISDALEVMRRYRISGVPITKNKKLVGILTNRDLRFETRTDIPISKVMTKEDLVTVPVGTTLEDAEKILHKHRIEKLLVVDDKYTLKGLITVKDIQKKLKYPSAAKDAQGRLRVGGAIGATGDFLERAQELFRNKVDLLAIDSAHGHSTRVLDAIRTIKSKLPDVDLIAGNVATYDGAAEMISAGADAVKVGIGPGSICTTRVVTGAGVPQITAIAEAARAAREANIPVIADGGIKYSGDMTKALAAGASLVMIGSLLAGTEESPGETILYQGRTFKAYRGMGSLAAMAAGSSERYFQSVDNDNGNDFSNRMTDSLDEGNRLGKLVPEGIEGRVPYRGTVAMMIHQMVGGLRSGMGYVGCGSICELQEKARFIRISGAGLRESHVHDVTITREAPNYRIE, from the coding sequence ATGATTCATTTCCCCGTGCCCGAGGCCCTCACGTTTGACGACGTGTTGCTGCTGCCCGCGAAGTCCGATGTCATCCCCGCAACCGTCAATACGCAAACGCAACTCACGCGGAACATCCGCCTGAACATTCCCATTATCAGCTCAGCGATGGATACCGTGACTGAGTCGCGAATGGCGATCGCTCTGGCGCAGCAGGGCGGACTGGGCGTCGTGCACCGCAATCTCACGATCGAGCAGCAAGCGGGCGAAATCGACAAGGTGAAGCGCTCCGAGAGCGGGATGATCGTCGATCCGATCACGATGTCGCCCGACGACAAGATCTCCGACGCGCTCGAAGTCATGCGGCGCTATCGCATCTCCGGCGTACCCATCACGAAGAACAAAAAACTTGTCGGCATTCTCACGAACCGGGACCTTCGATTCGAAACGCGCACCGACATTCCGATCAGCAAAGTGATGACCAAGGAAGATCTCGTCACGGTGCCGGTCGGCACGACGCTCGAGGATGCCGAAAAGATCCTGCACAAGCATCGCATCGAGAAGCTCCTGGTTGTAGACGATAAGTACACCCTCAAGGGCCTGATCACGGTCAAAGACATCCAGAAGAAGTTGAAGTATCCGAGTGCTGCGAAGGACGCGCAAGGACGCCTGCGCGTCGGTGGCGCAATCGGAGCCACGGGAGATTTTCTTGAGCGCGCGCAGGAACTGTTTCGCAACAAGGTCGATCTGCTCGCGATTGATAGCGCGCACGGCCACTCCACCCGCGTGCTGGATGCCATCCGCACCATCAAATCCAAGCTGCCGGATGTTGACCTGATTGCCGGCAACGTTGCTACCTACGATGGCGCTGCCGAGATGATTTCCGCCGGCGCAGATGCCGTGAAGGTTGGCATTGGGCCGGGCTCCATCTGCACGACGCGCGTTGTGACAGGCGCTGGCGTTCCGCAGATTACGGCCATCGCAGAAGCTGCACGCGCCGCGCGCGAAGCCAACATACCGGTTATCGCCGACGGCGGCATCAAGTACTCGGGCGACATGACCAAGGCGCTCGCCGCAGGAGCGAGTCTCGTCATGATCGGCTCGTTGCTGGCCGGCACTGAAGAGAGTCCCGGCGAAACGATCTTGTACCAGGGCCGCACATTCAAGGCCTACCGGGGCATGGGTTCACTCGCCGCCATGGCCGCTGGTTCCAGCGAGCGCTACTTCCAGAGCGTGGATAACGACAACGGAAACGATTTCAGCAATCGGATGACGGACAGCCTTGATGAAGGCAACCGTCTGGGCAAGCTTGTTCCGGAAGGCATCGAAGGACGCGTTCCGTACCGTGGCACGGTAGCGATGATGATCCACCAGATGGTGGGAGGGCTCCGCAGCGGCATGGGCTACGTTGGCTGCGGGAGCATCTGTGAGCTGCAAGAGAAGGCGCGCTTTATACGCATCAGCGGCGCAGGATTGCGCGAGAGCCACGTTCATGACGTGACGATCACGCGCGAAGCTCCGAACTATCGCATCGAATAG
- the rimP gene encoding ribosome maturation factor RimP yields the protein MAFDIEKVRGIAERVAESSGLEVVDLEMQGGGPARMLRVFIDKPEGVTHEDCSQFSREFGTILDVEDAIPGAAYTLEISSPGLDRRLIKAKDYERFKGSLVKLTTFEAVGGDRHFQGRLESFENGRLSLDLSAGKKRKKGQALVDARIEIDLANIEKANLVPEI from the coding sequence ATGGCGTTCGATATTGAAAAGGTACGAGGGATTGCCGAACGGGTTGCTGAGTCGAGCGGCCTTGAGGTTGTCGATCTGGAGATGCAGGGCGGTGGCCCTGCGCGGATGTTGCGTGTGTTTATCGACAAGCCTGAGGGCGTCACTCACGAAGACTGCTCGCAGTTTAGCCGTGAGTTCGGAACCATTCTTGACGTGGAAGACGCCATACCCGGCGCGGCGTATACGCTGGAGATATCTTCGCCAGGACTTGACCGAAGGCTGATCAAGGCGAAGGACTACGAGCGCTTCAAGGGCAGCCTGGTGAAGTTGACCACATTTGAGGCGGTGGGTGGCGACCGTCACTTCCAGGGCCGGCTGGAGAGTTTTGAGAATGGCCGTCTGAGCTTGGACCTGAGCGCAGGCAAGAAGCGCAAGAAGGGACAGGCGCTCGTCGATGCCAGGATTGAGATCGATTTGGCCAATATCGAGAAGGCCAATTTAGTTCCTGAAATCTAG